cttttataagtcagaaagatattatatattttgtaatgtttaagagaaaatatttttagtaagtCTGagtacttttaaataaaatatttttcatatgttttattttattttaatgaatgtCTCAAAgcgaattttttttaaaaaaaaatattcaatattttgttaaaactttttataagttagaaagatattatatattttgtaatgtttaaaagaaaatattttttagtaagtctgactacttttaaataaaatatttttcatatactttattgtattttaatgaATGTTTCAAAGcggaattttgttttaaaaaaaaatattcaatttctgACGGATTTCTGACCGGTTTCGGTCGGAATTTTCTGACCGGTTTCCAACCATTGTTGCGGTCGGAAAGGGTTTTATACATCCAGAAACGCATTAACCCTAATCCGTATCCTCCCCCTCTAGACGAAATCGCCTCCTTGTTTCATCCCCATCTCCGTCGATCTCCCCCTCCGTTCTGCATCGCTCTCCCCCTCCGTTCTCCGTTGATCTCGCCGTCCCTTCATTCcgatctctctccctctctctctctctcgaaaatCTCAGCCGAAAGATGTAAGTTGTATGACTTTCGTTTGtttagtttaggttttagggcaAATGATTTCTCGTTATGATGATGATAGATAGCTTCTTGTCCTGCTTCGTCTGAATGCTTGATTATCGGTTTTGATTATGGCAAAAATTCCCGTCTATGATTTTGATAGATTCTTGGTCTTCTTCGTGTGAATGAATCATCGGTTTTGATTTTGTCAAATGATTTTCCGTGTATGATGTTGATAGCTTCTTATAGGTTGTGGGAATTAAAACTCTAAAAGTACATAGATTTTGGTCGGTTATGTTGTTAACTCTCTGTCAAAAACATTTCAATTCTTGTTCTAAGTGTTAATTTTTTTGACTCGAGGTCTTATGCGGATTTTCTCGCCGGTTCTTTTCCATCTTCCTCATCTGCTGGTCTGGGTTCCCCGGCTACACAAGGAACAAGTGTCCCTCAGCCACAGCCAGCATCAATCATCGAGGATAGGTTACTGAATGAGTTGTTGGTGGCACCAGGACGAGAGTTGCTTCCTAAGCTGAGCCCCAATGGAGAACCAAATACTAGCTGGtaaatttttaattctttatCTAATCATTTCTATTTTGCTATGTGCTTATGTATTCATTGTTATAGGTTTACGCGAAGCAATCGCAATGCAATTTGCAAGTCGATTTTGAAGTGCTTTCACAGTCTCCTTGAGTTGCCTTATCCGACGTATGCACATGTTCCATTAGAAATTCAGAAGATGTGGCTCCTTTCATTTGCGGTAATGTCTTTTTGTAATGTAAATGTCCGCTTGGTTACAGATTAATTTCGACTTATGCATATGTTTGTTGTGTTTGCATGTTCATTGCAGCAAGATTGGAACTGGGACCCTGCTTTCACCAATGATGTGCGGACAGCCTTTAATTTTCAGGCTAGAAAGCAGTACACGAGCAACGTGACTGAGTGGAAGAAAAGTCGAGGCTGAAGAAGGATAAACCCTTATGTCTGAATCAAGATGTGTGGGAAGGGTTTAACGCCTATTGGCAGCTCGATGCTACTGCACATATTGCAGCTACCAATTATGTTAATAGAAGAAGCAAGCGTGGTGGAAAAGGTGAAGCAGTACACAATGGTGGTGCTAAGACACGAAAGGAACGTGAGATAGAAATGGTAAGCGgtatcttatttttttcaattttattaatttcatcaTATACATTGAACTGATACTCTTATATCATTTCTGTGTTTATTGGAAGACTGCTGAAAGGGGTGGTGTGCCACCAGATTGGTTAGAATTGATGAGGGATATGCACACCAATAAACAAACCGGTGAGGTGCAAGATCCTGTTGCGAGAGAGCTGTTGGCAACTCTGAGTAAGCTGAAGGAGGACAAATAAGCACAACTTCAGCAGTCTCAGTTGTCTGCGAATGATGGATCTACAGCTTCTAACATGCTGTCCCGCGAAGTGATCAACCAACTGGTTCTCGAGGTATGTCTACTTTATGTGGTcagttgttattttttttctccagCCAATAACTTAGAATTTTAGGATTCGTTCTCAAGCTTCTAATATAGGTTTGGTTTCACTTCGGTAGAACTGTCAGTTTGAATTCAGTTAAGGGTTGTGTGACTTTGTATATAGAAAAACAGAAACCGAGCCAGTTTATTTCTTCTTCAGTTAGATTTTGGATCAGTTACTTCAAATCCAGCTGCTTGAATGTTAACATGTTATATTTATAgttcttataaaattttaaaatctttctaCTCTTCTTTTGTAGAATGTTCCTATTAAGAAGGGTCGTCGGTATGGTATCGGTCGTACCTCCGAAGCTATCTCAACCTCATCATCTCAGCTCTCTGTTTCTTCCTCGAGTATTGTTCAGTACATGGAGCGGATGAAGACggagcttgatgaagagcggACAAAACGTCAAGCTATTGAGGAACAGCTTTGTCGCGTGACCGTTTTCATTTCCAACTTTTGCCCCGAGCAGTTCTCTGCAACTCAAACCCAGCCGGACTCTGCAACCCAAAGCCCCGACGATCGATGTTTCTAGTAAGGaagtttggtttttttttacttgttggAACTTTGCCAACCGTTttggtatgtttttttttacttgttttggtgtgattAATCATTTTGGTATGTTTGTACAATCTATGACCATGTAAATTAATTACTTTATCGATGTATGTTTGTTTTTAACTttgcaaatttttttataaaaattcgaGTTTTAAAATTCACAATCGAACTaccatttcaatattttatatttccaacCGAAATAAGCGTTTTTGACCGATGAACCTGTCAGAAATATCCGACCGAACTACCCGTCAAAACTTTCTGACCGTATTTTCCGTCAAATATTTCTGACCGTAATTTCTGTCAAAACTTTCCTACCGCGAATTTCGTCAATATTTTCTGACCGAAACACCCGTCAAATGTTTCCGACCGCTGCTATGGTCAGAAGTTTCTGACCGATATTTCTGACGGActttccgtcggaaatttccgaccgTAATAATTCGTCGGTTTTCAGTCAGATATATCTGACCGTTTCTGACCGCTAAAACATTTCTGACCATATAGATCTGACGGTCAGATCCGTCGGAAATCCGTCAGAGCAGGCCATTTCCGACAGTTTTCCAACGGATATGACAGTCAGAAATTACtgattttcttgtagtgttaacGCTAGTAACGCCTTGATATGGTTCCTAGTGATCTTATAGTCTGCATTTCCGTCTCGATAAGCTGCTAACAATGTGTCCATAATTTCACTACTTTGATGGTCATCCACTTTCCTTTcgtatttcaaaataatattttcaaggAACTCGTCAAATCTGTATGAAACATTCATTACCTCCTTTTTAAATGGTGAGAACCCGAGCTTCTCAAGCGGCTTACGCAATACTTGTTGCAAAAAAATCTTCTTACTCAATGCACTGAACTCTAGATTAAGCTCAAAGACAAGGCCGGTCCTGGGCAAAGTTTAACGAAATATTTACCTTAAGCTcccaaaaattttgaaaataattatatagaaaaaaaccccctaaaaaatattatttaggcccccaaatttatcaaaattttttttaagatgaaatctttaataaatcgCCTACAGCCCCCTAAATCTTAGGTCCGGCCCTGCTCAGAGACTTTCACATCATTGTTCTCCTCAGAAAAAACTCATTCGCAGTGTCATATTACCAAGGATACTGTTAACGAGTCTCAATGCTATGTTTCTTCATCGCCTTATCGAGCAGATTTCCGTATTCTATCTCGACTGCACGAACCCCTCGTGACCGCTCCATGGCCTGGGGTCCGAGCATATTAGTGGTGATGCccttcttcatgaacttccagCAATCTCCATAGGGAGCTTTGATGAAGCCGTGGGCTCCAAACACGAGGCACTCATCGATCCCAATAGGACCATGGGAAGAAGACAAAGATGAAGCTATTTTCAAAGTCAACGCTGGTCATTGCTTCCATAGTTGTGTTGgactttaattaattaatggaaGTTTCAGACAAAACGTGTCGGTTATGAGTCAACATATGCTTGATTAAAAGGTACCGCTTGAGTTAACGTATGCGTTGATTAAAAGCACAACTTGAGTCATTATATAAAGTGATCAAGTGTAAtacgaggaaaaaaaaaaagaagagagaagattaCTGAGAATAAATTggatttaatcttttttttttcataacaaGTTTTTGAAGGAAAACTCAAAGTAAAGTTTGTTAGGGTTTCGGTACGGGTGTGTTGTACGGAGATCGATAGTTGTATTCTCAGGATAGACGTCTACGAAACTACACACACCATTGTAGGAACAAGCCTCTATCAAACAACAATCGGTTAAGaagtgagaagaagaaacataattATCTCGTAACTtcttataaaggtttataaatcgaacaagatttataaaagtttataaactcaAACGTATTGAGTAGGTGAGATTGATCTGCCATCTGTAATTTGGAGTAACAAGTTGCTCAAAAGTGAAGAAGAGGGAGATGAAACAGAGGACTTCTTAAGTTACATTTAGGTAAGATGGTGAATTATTGGATATCTGGTAGAGTAATAAGTGTATATGTCAGAAGTTAGTTGCAATACTCTTTATTAGattaataatttgattaaaTAACTCGAAGGTGACAAGCTAAGATTAATATGGAGATTCGGGAATTTCTTTTCTCTTTGAAATGTGAGAAAGTTGATTTGCTCTGGATCTGCGTTCAACAGCGAGTTCCACACtttgtttaatattaataacaaaataatagtatatattatgtgAACCACGTTTGAAACGCATGCCATAATTCAAAAAAAGGCAGTCAAACAATGTGTTGTTCAAATCCGGTCTATCAGATCtgaacattttcataaatattgtTTGGAGAAATTTTTTTGTGGGTTAACTACTTTTCTTCGAAATTCGATTCTGTCAAAATAATTCACACTAATAATGATTCTCATCATTGTGAATTAGAACCTCAACATTTCATTAataatgatgtttgtttttaatatatattaaatttattcaaaaaaaaaataacatttttacaaCTAGTGCATCAGTTTAAAGAACTATGGAACTTTTATGCAAAGGATAGAAAATCGTGTGTCATCTTGTGGCAAACCACAGAGATAGACATGCTGCCATTTTGAGGTTTCCCAGTTGGCGAAAAGCTAAGCATCGATCCCGAACTTGTCGATCCACCATTCTCGCAAGTGTTACTGCTGTATTAGGTGTAGCCCCATGTCTCctgtcattcttttcttttcacagTGAGTATATTGTGGCTTGGATGGTGTACCTTGTGAGGAAAGTCTCAAGTAGACCTTGATTAGTGTCCATACTCAGGTCCATTAATTCCGACCATCTTGTAGTGAAATTTGCGTGCAACAGACCAGACATTAAGAGTGGCCAGACCTCCGATGAGTAGGCGCATTCGAAAAACAGATGCTCCCGAGTTTCCAAGGGTTCGCGGCAGAGAACACATGATGGGTTCGCGTTAGCGTTTTAAGCAAGCATTCTGTTTCCTGTCGACAACCTATTGTGTACTGTAACCCAATGTAAGAAAGCATACTTCAGAGTACAGTGCTGAAACCATATCACTTTCCACCATGCGACTGGTGGCTCATGTTTTCGAGTTAATTCCCAGGTCAGCTTCGTCACAAAACCAGGTTTGAACTTGTCACTGCCATGTTTCCAAAGGGATTGATCCTGCATCAGCGTCATCTTCTCCCTTTACACTTCAATAAGTGTTTCAAGCTCATTAAGAACATCAACTCGATGCCGGCGCCTTCTCATGTTATTGATAACCTTGTGAACCGTGGAGTTTACGGGAATGCCCATATCAATACATCCTCGAGGGCCGAAGATATCATGTAGTCTACCCATAGGCGACCAggaatcaaaccagaatgaggTTCCTTTGCCGTCTCCAACTTTCATCCTTTGCAGATCTTTTGCCTTATCAcgatattttagtatttttctcTACATCCAAGAACTAGTCGTGGTTGCATCAGGTATAGACCAAAATTTTCCTCGCGTTATCAGATAAGTTTGAACCCACTTGGTCCAGAGAGAAGGTTGGCCAGAGACAACACGCCATACCAGCTTCAAGCAACAAACATTATTCACTTCGAAATCGAAGTCGTAAACCCCCTTCACGTTTGTCTCGAGTCGCTATTTCCAAGGAGATCTTGGCCTTCCGAGAGCTCAGAACACGACCTGACCACAAAAACGCTGAGCAAATACTGTTTATTTCCTTGATGCACTCTCCTGGTAACAAGAAACCAGCCATCCAAAAAATTGACAACACAAATTTTATAAGTTGCAGCCGCCCTGCCATTGAGAGAAACCTATTTGTCCAAAGACTAATGTGATTTCTTATTTTCATAATGATGTTTCAACAAAAAATGATACTTATATTTTGTAGTAGGAGAAATTAAAACGCTTAGAACATTTCCAATATTgcattccattttttctttaacTTAGAGTAATTGTATAATAGAATTAAATTTTACTCTGATGATACtctactttaaaataaaaataaaatgatgaataaaaaataatgagttactctatttatagaataaacttagtttttactatattatagagtaaaaatagaatatcattaaaatatttttactttaaattatattttagaaaaaaaatttgaaatgcTCTTATAACTAGGTTTTGTTTGACTATGCCAACCAGtcacaaataaattttttacatagctgaaatattaaaagttttgtgACATACGACTGATCACTATGACTACTTGTAGAAACATGCCAATGAACAATATTTGGTTATTAGTTGCAATGACAAGTTGCAGTGTCATGGAAACAAACATGGTCTatgtataaacaaaaaattaacacaACTGAACAAAGTTACTAATGTCTTCACTAAAACACTATACCGACCAGAAATTTGTAGACATAAATTACGAAACGTATATCTTTTGCCTGTTTTGGTATCTTTCCATTACTTGGAGATCTCGTACTCTCCTCTCTACGTAATGACTCGTTTTCAGTCAATTTCTCAAGCTTGCGCTTTGAAACCGTCCATGGGAAACCGAGTCGAAATTTCACCAAAGCCATCTTTCATTTAGAAACCGGCCACTTTCTAAATATACGCACGTGCGAGTTACATCATCCCCGCATCCGTAGACTAAACACACTCATTATATAAACAAGATCCTCCCAATCTCTACTCTCATAATCAATCAAACCAAGTTCCAAGTCTTCCCTTAACATAAGAAACAAAATGGCTACTTCTTCTGCGATGTCTCTCCAGTCCATCTCTAAGACTTCTCTCGGCAATCTCTCCCATAATCACCACTTTAATCGAAGCTCTTTTCTAGGTTTCTCCAGATCTTTCCAAAACCTTGGGATCTCATCTAACGGTCCAGATTTCTCCTCCCAATCAAGATCTACTTCCAAGAATCTCTCCCCTACTCGAGCTTTCTTCTGGAACTGGGGAAAGTCAGAAAACGCCAGACCAAGTAAGTCAACTGATCCTTTGTTTTGTCTTTCCGTACATTTTCCACAgatttaattgaaaaattaCTCAATTTATAATATTGTGTCTTGTTTATTTAGGTAAAGTCCAAGAACTCAACGTGTACGAACTCAACGAAGGGGATAGAAACAGCCCAGCTGTTCTAAAACTCGGCAAGAAACCAGAGCTCTGCCTCGGCGATCTCGTGCCCTTCACCAACAAACTCTACACCGGCGATCTCAAAAAGCGCGTGGGAATCACCGCGGGTCTCTGCGTCTTGATCCAACACGTCCCGGAGAAGAACGGTGACCGGTTCGAAGCCACTTACAGTTTCTACTTCGGTGACTATGGCCACCTGTCCGTACAGGGACCGTATTTGACTTACGAAGACACGTTCCTCGCCGTCACTGGTGGCTCCGGGATCTTTGAAGGCGCGTACGGACAAGTGAAGCTTCGTCAGCTTGTGTATCCGACAAAATTGTTCTACACTTTTTACATAAAGGGTATTGCTGATTTGCCGTTGGAGCTTACCGGGACGGCGGTTACGCCGTCAAAGGATGTGAAACCGGCGCCGGAAGCTAAGGCGACGGAGCCAGGCGCAACCATTAAAAACTTTACTAACTAGTTTTGTGTTTTTCTCGTGTTCTTTTAATAActgttttcaaaaataaattacactTTTAATTTGTTTGTAATCGAATCTTTTGATGAGTTGTATGAGTTTAGTTGTGTTGGTGGAATAATATCTTTATTTAGATGTGACTTTTGCTGTTTATAACAAATATTATACAACACGGAACtctaacaaatattaattatgtaaattaatcattaaaataaatattactatTGTTTAAAATGTTGATACGTTAAAACAATTTTGGCGATGGAATTAATGGTGCATAACGCATTTTTATTGTGTTTTGTTACAGTTTGACCGTGCTTACATGTTAATGCTACTAGTCTACTACTAAAAGTGCTGTAACGGACGTGAGAAAGAAAATACGcggaaacagatgaataaaagCGATGTAACTACGACACAGatatttaacgtggttcacccATAGGGCTACGTCCAAGGACAAAGAGAGATTTTATTATTGGAAGCGATATTGAGCTTACAAAATGCAAATTCAGGGTTACttcgaatacaagatatatatattatcatctcgcatctaaaaccctagactAAACGGACTCATGGACCTAAGCCCACgatcagatgtaacatccataataacttgatgcaacgctcttgatgcaaccgagtcggtatgatgtacgtgatgtaacatccatcgcctagatgtaacatccagattcaaggcatatcaaCAATTCTCCACCTTGACTTGAATCCTCTCAATAACAGACGTACCAGATGCACCTTCAAGTGCCAAATATACCAGATGCGCATATGTGCGCTAGATGTAAGATCACTCTCTTTGCCTCAGATGTCCCTTCGGACCAGATGTGCTGCTTAGATGAACCAGACGCCATTTAACGGCCAGATGCTCAACTAGAGCCAGACGTTCATTATCAGCCAGATGTCCCAATAGACCAGACATCCTTACGGACCAGACGTCCTTACGGACCAGATGCCCCGACGGGCCAGATGCCCCGATGGGCCATATGCCCCTTAGGGCCATACTAACAGTTTGAGATGTTTAGCAAGTCTAAGCAATGCTTAAACTTGCTGTGAGGAACCGGCTTTGTGAACATGTCAGCAGGATTATCTGCAGTTCCTACTTTCTTCACTTCAATTCGCTTCTCATCTCTCAAGAAGTGATACCTCACATCAATATGCTTCGTTCTCTCATGATGAACCTGATCCTTGGCTAAGCATATAGCGCTCAAACTGTCACAATACACATTAGCCTGATCTTGATGCAAACCGAGATCATTAACCAATCCTCTAAGACATATTCCTTCCTTCGCAGCTTCTGTCTGCGCCATATACTCTGCCTCAGTAGTAGACAATGTCACTGTAGACTGTAAAGTCGCCTTCCAGCTAACCACATAGCCGCCCAAGGTGAACACATAACCGGTCATAGATATTCTGCTGTCCACATCTCCAGCATAATCAGAATAAGAATAGCCTGTTACCAATCGCGGATTGTCGCATCCATAGATGAGACCAACATCAGATGTACCCTTTAGATACCGGAAAATCTGCTTCACAGCTGCCCAATGCTCCTTCCAAGGTTGTCCCATAAACCTGCTAACCACACTGACTGCATGTGCCAGATCTGGTCTTGTGCAGACCATTGCATGCATCAAGCTTCCTACAGCGCTAGCATAAGGAACTTGAGGCATATACCCTATCTCTTCTTCAGACTGAACCTCATACATGGTAAGATGAAGATTTGATGCACACGGAGTACTAATAGGTTTACATGAAGACATTTCGAACCTTGTCAACACCTTATTAATGTAGGCCTTCTGTGACAagaacaacttcttcttctccctatCTCTGAAGATCTCCATCCCTAGAATCTTCTTTGCTGCACCCAAATCCTTCATCTCAAATTCAGAACTCAGAAGCTCATTCAGCTTCTTGATGTCACACATCTTCTCTTCAGCTATCATCATGTCATCCACGTAGAGCACCAAATAGATGAATGTGTCATCTTTCAATTTTCTCATGTAGACACAACAATAATAAGGACTTTTGATGTAGCCCAACTTGATCATATAGATGTCGAATCTCTTGTACCATTGTCTGGGAGACTGCTTAAGTCCATAAAGGGACTTCTGAAGCTTACACACATAGTCTTCTTTTCCAGGAACTCGGAAACCATCCGGCTGAgtcatgtatatctcctcctCAAGCTCTCCATGAAGAAACGCAGTCTTCACATCGAGTTGCTCAAGCTCCAAGTCCTGACGAGCTACCAGCGCTAGCAACACTCTGATGGAAGTATGTCTGACCACTGGTTAAAATATCTCATTGTAGTCTACTCCCTCTCTCTGACTAAAACCTCTTGCAAAAACCCGAGATTTATACTTATCTCCTTCTGTCGGCAATGCGCCATCCTTAATCTTGTAGATCCACTTGCATGTAACAACTCTTCTCCCTGGTGGTAATGTGACCAGATTCCATGTATGATTCTTCTGGAGGTAGTATTCTACCGATGTTAAGTCATGGACAGACTCCAAGTCTCTCATTGCAACATGCCATTTCTCAGACTCGGGACTCGAAACAGCTTCCATGTAAGTGGATGATGCATCCCCTTCCTCTGCAACCTGAAGTGCATAACCCACCATATCGTCAAAGCAATATCTCTCTGGTCGCCTGACATCAACCCGTCTTGGTCGATACTTCGCGATGCTATGCTCTGTAGCGTCAAGCGGTTGAGTCTCCGCAGACTCCAACTGAACATCTTCTACACGCTCCTCTTGATTTTCTGTGAGTTCCTGCACATCAATCACTTCATGATCATCTTGCAGCTCCACCTGTTTATCAGTGCTACCCTTTTCTGCTTCTGAACTGGACCCTGAGCTTCTAACCATAGATGTTTCATCAAAGACAACATTCCTGCTTAGAACCACTCGGTTTTCTGATGGAGACCATACCATGTATCCCTTGATTCCATCACCGTAGCCCATAAACACtcttaaaagtgaatattcagCAGATCTACCTGACCACACCTCAGAAGGTATCCTGCACTCGATGCTTGTTTGGGAACCAAAATTTATCAAGTAGCAAGCCGTGTTAACTGCTTCAGCCCAAAACCGCTTCTCCAAACCAGCACTCGAGAGCATGCACATCGCTCTCTCTAGCATTATCTGGTTTATCCATTTTGCAACACCATCCCGCTGTGGTGTTCCCCTGTCTGTAAGATGCTTGGCAGATGTTGCATCCTTACAAAACTGTTTAAACTCTTCCAAGCAGAGTTCCAAACCAATATCAGAATGAAGCATATCTTGCTTCGACAGATGTTGCATCCCACACTCACCCATATGTCCAAGCCTCATATGTCATAGCTTAGTCATATCTTCCTCTGGGATCTCTGGCGATGCAACATTTGCTGAACCAGTAACTGTTGTACCCTTCAGTAAATACAGAGTACCGTTCATGAAACCCTTCAGAATCACATCAGAACCCCTGTAGACATTCAAAACTCCATCGCCACCCGAATATTTGAACCCTCTCCTGTCCATAAGACTCACGGATATCAAATTTTTCGTCATTGATGGAACATGCCTAACCTTGTTCAATGTGCAGAATCTACCATCATGTGTCCTGAGCTTGATTGAGCTGATCCTAACAATCTTGCAGACAAAGTCGTTTGCCATCTTAATCTTATTGTCAAGTACCTCTGTGTACTCTGAAAATCACTCTCTCCTCGG
This genomic stretch from Brassica napus cultivar Da-Ae chromosome C9, Da-Ae, whole genome shotgun sequence harbors:
- the LOC106416621 gene encoding allene oxide cyclase 3, chloroplastic, with the translated sequence MATSSAMSLQSISKTSLGNLSHNHHFNRSSFLGFSRSFQNLGISSNGPDFSSQSRSTSKNLSPTRAFFWNWGKSENARPSKVQELNVYELNEGDRNSPAVLKLGKKPELCLGDLVPFTNKLYTGDLKKRVGITAGLCVLIQHVPEKNGDRFEATYSFYFGDYGHLSVQGPYLTYEDTFLAVTGGSGIFEGAYGQVKLRQLVYPTKLFYTFYIKGIADLPLELTGTAVTPSKDVKPAPEAKATEPGATIKNFTN